A region of the Anaerolineae bacterium genome:
GCCGCAGCGGCGAGGCTTTGGACATGCTCCAGGCCATGAACACCGGCCACGACGGCAGCCTGACCACCATTCACGCCAACTCGCCCCGCGATTGCATTTCTCGCCTGGAGACCCTGGTGCTGATGGCCGGGGTTGATTTGCCGCTCCAAGTGGTGCGCCGGCAAATTGCTTCCGCCGTCCACCTGATTGTGCAAGCCAGCCGCCTGCGCGACGGCTCCCGCAAAGTGGTTTACATTACCGAAATCCAGGGCATTGAGGGCGATACGGTGGTGCTGCAAGATATTTTCAAATTCATTGAACAGGGCGAACAAGAGGGCAAAGTGGTCGGCGAGATGGAAGCCGGCGGGCTGCGCCCCAAGTGCGAGCCAAAATTAAAGCAGCACGGTTTTAATTTGCCGGCCTCAATGTTTATGAAAGGCGGCGCTTGACGACTGCTGAGAGCTAAGTTGCGGCGCTGCCGCATGCTCTGGACAAAACCATGTTACTGTTACCAGACACACCTGATGTTCGGTCACGTTTAGATCTTTTATATTTAGTTACCCGCGAGTTCAACGCCGGTCTGGATATTGACCAGGTGTTAAATCGAGTTTTGGCCGCCACCGTCGCCTCGGTAGGCGCGGCCGACGCCAGCCTCTTTTTGTTTGACGACAACGGCGAACTGGAAAACTTTTTTCTGATCAGCGGCTTTCAGATGCAAGAACGCAGCCGGGCCACCATGGAAGCCATTCACCAAAAAGGATTAATTGCCTGGGTTAAAGAACACCGCCAGGAAGCCATTGTTAAAGACACCGCCACCGATAAACGCTGGTACAAAGACAAAAACAACCTTGAACTGAGCAAAGTAGGCAGCGCCGTTTCCGTGCCCATTCAATTGCCCGACCAATTGCTGGGCGTGATCACCATTACCGCCACCGAGCCAAACTACTTTGACGAAAGTAACCTGGCCATGCTGTCCATCATTGCCGACCAGGCCGCTTTTGCCATTGCCAACGCCCGGCTTTTTAAGGCCGAACAACATCGCCGCCGCCTGGCCGACACCCTGGCCTCAATTGCCCACACCATTAATTCCACCCTTGATCTTAACAAAGTACTCAAACTTATCCTGGAGCAACTGGCCCTGGTTATTGAGTATGATAGCTGCTCCATCTTTCTGTACGATGAAGAGGGCGACCGTCTGGTGGCCCGCGCGGCCCATGGCTTTGATAAAACGGTGCTGGCCGACGCCCTGGGTACGGTATTGCCAATGACCGAAAGTTTGCCCAACTACCGGGTTTTTAAGCGGAAAAAGGCCGTGGTAATTCCAGACGTTGGCGCCGAACCCGGCTGGTTGAAAACGCCTTCCTCGGCCAAAATCCAAAGTTGGATAGGGGTTCCCCTGATAACGCGCAATAAAGTGCTGGGCATGCTCACCATTGACAGCCACCAGGTGAACAAATACAGCGAAGACAATATCAAAGACGTGGTGGCCTTTGCCGAGCAGGCCACCACGGCCGTGACCAACGCCCAGGTTTTTACCCTGCTGCAAAATGCCGAAGCCAGTTACACCGCCCTTTTTGAAGATAACACGGATATGATTATCATTTCTAACTACCAGGGCGTCATCCTTAACGTTAACCGTAAAGCCCGCCAGATGTTATGGCGGGCCAAAGAAGAATTTCTGGGCAACCAGGTTTCGCTCATTGATCCCAGCTTAAAAGATTACCTGGTGGAAAAGAAGCGGCGGTTGAAAGCCTGGCAAGAGGTGTCGTTTGAGGTGGAGGTGGTCAATGCCCACCAGCAGACCATCCCTTTAGAGTTTAAAGCTCGCCAGGTGCACTACGATGGGAAAGATTGTGTGCAATGGGTAGGCCGGGATATTTCCACCCGCAAAGAAGCCGAAAGATTGCGGCAAGACCTGGTTAAAATGCTGGTGCATGATTTGCGCGGCCCCCTGGGTAATCTGATTAGTACCATTGATTTACTGCCCCGCCTCATTGGCTCAACCACCGATAATCCCTCACTTGACCAGGTTTTAAGGATGGCCCGGCGTAACAGCCAGGAACTCAAAGACCTGATCGACTCGATGCTGGATGTGAGCCGGCACGAGCAGGGCCAGGTGCCCCTGCAACGCAAAGAAGTTAAGTTAGAAAAGATCATCCAAACGGTCAAAGACCAAGTTACGCCGCGAGCGGCCACCAAAGATATGGACCTTATCTTCACCCCCCTGCCCGACCTGCCGCCGTTGTGGGTGGATGAAAACATGATCCGGCGGGTGCTGGTCAACCTTATTGACAATGCCATCAAGTACACGCCCAATAAGGGCCAAATAACCATAACCGCTACTCACGAAAACAAGGCCGCCCACATTGCCATCTCCGATAACGGGCCGGGCATTCGCCCGGAAGACCAGGGCCGTATTTTTGAAAAGTTTTCCAGAGTGGACCATTCCGCCAACGCGCCCGCCGGGGTGGGCCTGGGCCTGGCCTTCTGTAAGCTGGCCGTTGACGCTCACGGCGGCGCCATCTCCATCCAAAGCGAAGGCGTGGCCGGTAAAGGCAGCACGTTTCACGTTCTGCTTCCCATTACCACAAACCCCCAATAGCCCGCGCGGAGCCGACGCTTCCATCGGCAGATTGCCCTTTTGCGGTGACATCCCTTTAAGTTAATTTGCGCTTTGATCTGGAAAAAATATACTCAGTAGAGTCAGATCTGTCGTAGGGCGGCATCCCTATGCCGCCCACTATGTCATTTCGACCGAAGGGAGAAATCCCCACAATGCTGCTTTTACTAAAAATTTGGCCGGTATGAGCCTCGATTTAATTGCCCAATATTACGATTTAATCCATAACAATTTTAACGACGATGGGCCAATGTGGGAAACGCTGGCCCGGCAGGCCAACGGCCCTATTTTGGAAATAGGCTGCGGCACGGGCCGATTGCTGCTGCCGCTGGCGCAACAAGGGCACACCCTGGCCGGTATTGATTTATCCGCAGTGGCTTTGCGTGCGGCCCAAACCAAAATCAAGTCCGCCGGATTATCTGAGCGGATAACCCTGCACCGGGCAGATATGCGCCATTTTGACCTGCCCCAAAAAGATTTTGCCCTGGCCCTGCTGGCCCTCAACACCTTTATGCACTGCCTTACTCTTGACGAGCAACTGGCTACGCTGCAAGCCATTTATGGCCATCTGCGCGCTACTGCTCCCGGCGCTCCGGCAGGCCAACTCATCATTGACCTGTTCTACCCCGACCCCACCCTGCTGGCCGAAGCCGACGGGCGGCTCTACTTTGAAGACGAAACTATCAACGAACTGACCGGCCACACCGTGCAATGGTACTGGCGACACGAAATTGACCTGGAACATCAACTGCGCCACCTGGTTTACATTTTGGATGAGCTGGATGAAGCGGGCGTGGTGCGCCGCGCCCAAATCCCCTTCTCGCTGCGCTTTGTCTATCGTTACGAGATGGAGTTGTTGCTACAGGCCAGCGGGTTTGCCCTGGAAACTATCTACGGCAATTACCAACTTGAGCCGTTCCACGGCCACAGCCCCAGGATGATTTTTGTAGCCCGGAAAGTGTAGGGTCATTCAGGAGATCAAAATGGGGACGCCTTGCGCCGGGGTGGGCGTGGGGGTAGGTGTAGGCGTTGGCGTGGGGACCGGGGTGAAAGTTGGCGTGGTCGAGGGAACCACAGCCGGGTCGGGAGGCCGGTGTTCCAGCTTGGTGACCAAATGCCACAATAAATGAAGCTGATCATCCAAAATGGCCTGCAAAGTGGGGTCATCATCACCTTGACGTTTCAACAATTCTGGCGTTTGGTTGAAGATGGTTGGACCTTTGGCGGCCAACTGCGGCTGCCTTGCCGCAAAGTCTGCCCGACGCATTTTCAGGCTGACCTGCGCCCCCGGCAGCAGGCGGAGCGGTTTCATTGGATCGGCGGTCTGCACCGGATGAACCCGCAGCAAAAATTCATAATGGTCGTAAAAAACTAACACCTGCGCCAACAAATA
Encoded here:
- a CDS encoding GAF domain-containing protein; this translates as MLLLPDTPDVRSRLDLLYLVTREFNAGLDIDQVLNRVLAATVASVGAADASLFLFDDNGELENFFLISGFQMQERSRATMEAIHQKGLIAWVKEHRQEAIVKDTATDKRWYKDKNNLELSKVGSAVSVPIQLPDQLLGVITITATEPNYFDESNLAMLSIIADQAAFAIANARLFKAEQHRRRLADTLASIAHTINSTLDLNKVLKLILEQLALVIEYDSCSIFLYDEEGDRLVARAAHGFDKTVLADALGTVLPMTESLPNYRVFKRKKAVVIPDVGAEPGWLKTPSSAKIQSWIGVPLITRNKVLGMLTIDSHQVNKYSEDNIKDVVAFAEQATTAVTNAQVFTLLQNAEASYTALFEDNTDMIIISNYQGVILNVNRKARQMLWRAKEEFLGNQVSLIDPSLKDYLVEKKRRLKAWQEVSFEVEVVNAHQQTIPLEFKARQVHYDGKDCVQWVGRDISTRKEAERLRQDLVKMLVHDLRGPLGNLISTIDLLPRLIGSTTDNPSLDQVLRMARRNSQELKDLIDSMLDVSRHEQGQVPLQRKEVKLEKIIQTVKDQVTPRAATKDMDLIFTPLPDLPPLWVDENMIRRVLVNLIDNAIKYTPNKGQITITATHENKAAHIAISDNGPGIRPEDQGRIFEKFSRVDHSANAPAGVGLGLAFCKLAVDAHGGAISIQSEGVAGKGSTFHVLLPITTNPQ
- a CDS encoding class I SAM-dependent methyltransferase produces the protein MSLDLIAQYYDLIHNNFNDDGPMWETLARQANGPILEIGCGTGRLLLPLAQQGHTLAGIDLSAVALRAAQTKIKSAGLSERITLHRADMRHFDLPQKDFALALLALNTFMHCLTLDEQLATLQAIYGHLRATAPGAPAGQLIIDLFYPDPTLLAEADGRLYFEDETINELTGHTVQWYWRHEIDLEHQLRHLVYILDELDEAGVVRRAQIPFSLRFVYRYEMELLLQASGFALETIYGNYQLEPFHGHSPRMIFVARKV